Proteins encoded within one genomic window of Alteribacter populi:
- a CDS encoding aspartate/glutamate racemase family protein produces MRTVGIIGGMSWESTQIYYRLLNEETRKRLGGLHSAECILHSVDFASIEEMQREGDWEGAAAKLLNIAKKLEASGAHGIVISSNTMHKVAKTIENQIEIPLLHIGDAVAEGVKQREIEHVALLGTRYTMEEPFMGDRLKKYGLNVHAPEKNERDLIHHIIFEELCVGKVRDVSRKRMLAVIEGLYDQGVHGIILGCTELHMLVKQEDLNLPVFDSTQLHVESIVQFMLEDVVQNVR; encoded by the coding sequence ATGAGAACTGTTGGTATCATTGGTGGTATGAGTTGGGAGTCAACGCAAATTTATTATCGGTTATTAAATGAAGAAACGCGAAAAAGGCTAGGTGGCTTGCACTCTGCTGAATGTATTTTACATAGTGTTGACTTTGCATCAATTGAAGAAATGCAAAGAGAGGGAGATTGGGAAGGAGCAGCAGCAAAGCTCTTGAATATTGCAAAGAAGCTAGAAGCAAGTGGTGCTCATGGAATTGTCATCTCTTCTAATACGATGCATAAAGTTGCCAAGACAATTGAAAATCAGATAGAAATCCCTCTTTTACATATTGGAGACGCTGTGGCTGAAGGAGTGAAGCAACGAGAAATTGAACATGTAGCTTTACTTGGTACACGGTATACGATGGAAGAGCCGTTTATGGGCGATCGTCTGAAAAAGTACGGTCTTAACGTTCATGCTCCTGAGAAGAATGAGCGGGATTTAATTCACCATATAATCTTTGAAGAGCTTTGCGTTGGCAAAGTGAGAGACGTTTCCCGTAAGCGTATGTTAGCGGTCATTGAAGGTCTGTATGATCAAGGTGTTCATGGAATTATCTTAGGGTGTACAGAACTTCACATGCTGGTGAAGCAAGAAGATTTGAACTTGCCTGTATTTGATTCGACTCAACTCCATGTTGAAAGCATTGTCCAGTTTATGCTTGAAGACGTAGTGCAAAACGTCAGGTAA
- a CDS encoding TerC family protein gives MSAALILEYGWVLLILIGLEGILAADNALVLAIMVKHLPEKERKRALFYGLAGAFIFRFGSLFAISFLINVWQVQAIGAIYLLFIALNHLVKKYVLKKDKNKLEKANRKTNRSGFWLTVLKVELADIAFAVDSILAAIALALTLPPTGLPNVGDLDGGQFAVILMGGLIGVIIMRFAATYFVKILHKRPGLETAAFLIVGWVGVKLVIFTLAHPDVAIISEEFPESTVWKLIFWSVLVLIGVGGWFLSKTTPPAPGNPETDQALENEDDMLKD, from the coding sequence TTGAGTGCAGCGCTCATTTTGGAATACGGTTGGGTTCTCCTTATTTTAATTGGCCTAGAAGGCATTTTGGCTGCAGATAACGCACTCGTTTTAGCGATAATGGTTAAGCATTTGCCTGAAAAAGAACGTAAACGTGCGCTGTTTTACGGATTAGCCGGAGCTTTTATTTTTAGATTCGGCTCCTTATTTGCGATTTCATTTCTCATAAACGTTTGGCAAGTTCAAGCTATAGGAGCCATCTATCTTTTATTTATTGCACTAAATCATCTAGTAAAGAAATACGTACTGAAGAAAGACAAAAATAAATTGGAGAAGGCTAACAGAAAAACAAACCGTTCAGGATTTTGGTTAACAGTATTAAAAGTCGAGCTTGCAGACATTGCTTTTGCAGTAGACTCCATTCTTGCTGCCATTGCCCTAGCTTTAACTCTTCCTCCCACTGGTCTTCCAAACGTAGGTGACTTAGATGGTGGACAGTTTGCTGTGATCTTGATGGGGGGATTAATCGGTGTCATTATTATGCGATTTGCCGCCACCTACTTTGTAAAAATTCTTCACAAGCGTCCCGGCCTTGAAACTGCCGCTTTTTTAATTGTTGGCTGGGTCGGCGTAAAGCTCGTCATCTTTACCCTTGCCCACCCCGATGTCGCCATCATATCCGAAGAATTTCCCGAATCTACAGTGTGGAAATTAATTTTTTGGTCTGTATTAGTCCTCATCGGAGTAGGTGGCTGGTTTCTATCCAAAACTACACCACCAGCACCCGGCAACCCAGAAACCGATCAAGCCCTCGAAAACGAGGACGATATGTTAAAAGACTAA
- the map gene encoding type I methionyl aminopeptidase, translating to MITLKSEREISLMHEAGKLLAKCHKEIAKMIKPGITTKEIDQFVDDYLKKHGATPEQKGYQGYQYATCASINDEICHGFPRNEPLRDGDLVTIDFVVNLNGALADSAWTYGVGSLSDEAKELCKVTEQSLYRAIRQAKPGKRIGDLGFAIQSYVEAKGYSVVRDFAGHGLGPTIHEEPNIPHFGMQGRGQRLKEGMVITIEPMINIGAWRSQMDANGWTARTVDGTLSAQYEHTIAITKDGPVILTEQESV from the coding sequence ATGATCACGTTAAAGTCGGAACGGGAAATTTCATTGATGCATGAAGCAGGGAAGCTCCTTGCAAAGTGCCATAAAGAAATAGCAAAAATGATCAAACCAGGAATAACGACGAAAGAAATTGATCAGTTTGTTGATGATTACTTAAAGAAACATGGAGCAACGCCAGAACAAAAAGGATACCAAGGTTATCAATATGCAACTTGTGCTTCTATTAACGATGAAATATGCCACGGGTTTCCACGAAATGAACCGTTACGTGACGGAGACCTTGTCACAATTGATTTTGTAGTCAATTTAAACGGTGCTTTGGCTGATTCAGCTTGGACGTACGGGGTTGGAAGTCTTTCTGATGAAGCAAAGGAATTGTGTAAAGTGACAGAACAATCATTATACCGAGCTATCCGTCAAGCAAAACCAGGAAAGCGGATCGGGGACCTTGGCTTTGCTATTCAATCCTATGTCGAAGCGAAAGGGTATTCGGTTGTACGAGATTTTGCTGGTCACGGACTCGGCCCGACCATTCATGAAGAGCCAAACATCCCTCATTTTGGTATGCAGGGACGAGGGCAGCGCTTAAAAGAAGGCATGGTTATTACAATTGAACCAATGATCAATATTGGAGCATGGAGATCTCAGATGGATGCTAATGGGTGGACGGCACGCACTGTAGATGGAACGCTATCTGCTCAATATGAGCATACAATTGCTATTACGAAGGATGGACCTGTCATTTTAACCGAACAAGAAAGTGTATAA
- a CDS encoding CAP domain-containing protein produces the protein MFKKLIYSVLAVAVAVPLLATNTDASSTHTVKSGDTLYKISQQYGVSLSEIIDANSDIQDPNMIYPGQQVTMPQASESAQQNQQTSQEESSELSQFEQEVVQLTNAEREQHGLSPLEIDEQVADVARDKSADMRDQGYFSHNSPTHGSPFDMLRSYGVDYNAAGENIAAGQRTPEEVVDAWMNSQGHRENILSDNYTHIGIGHVEGGQYGHYWTQMFISK, from the coding sequence ATGTTTAAAAAACTTATTTACTCAGTATTAGCTGTTGCTGTAGCAGTTCCGTTACTCGCGACAAATACAGATGCGAGCTCAACGCATACAGTCAAATCAGGAGATACGTTGTATAAAATTTCACAGCAATATGGCGTAAGTCTTTCTGAAATCATTGACGCAAATAGCGACATCCAAGATCCAAATATGATTTATCCAGGGCAGCAAGTTACGATGCCTCAAGCATCAGAATCTGCTCAGCAAAATCAACAAACAAGCCAAGAAGAGTCAAGCGAGCTTTCTCAGTTTGAACAAGAGGTAGTCCAGTTAACGAATGCAGAGCGTGAACAACACGGTCTTTCTCCTCTTGAAATTGATGAACAAGTAGCGGATGTGGCACGTGATAAATCTGCTGATATGAGAGATCAAGGCTATTTCTCTCACAACAGTCCAACTCACGGAAGCCCATTTGATATGCTTCGCAGTTATGGAGTAGATTACAATGCAGCCGGTGAAAACATTGCTGCAGGTCAACGTACACCAGAAGAAGTTGTTGACGCATGGATGAACTCACAAGGACACCGTGAAAACATCCTAAGCGATAACTACACGCACATCGGTATTGGACACGTAGAAGGTGGACAGTACGGACACTATTGGACACAAATGTTTATCTCAAAATAA
- a CDS encoding STAS domain-containing protein: protein MVSPNHMTIIGEAIIEKSKEMAEQLFDDHDSKYQVNQKNGVSEEKVIVSRQGLYKMIGEALISTNSDEKLNDIYKWGIETGKKAVRHGISPDIAMLSLSPFRKVLYQMLREEFRKHSLGFDAYFDVSDRINPMLDQAVYSFTQAYVEYNDETHTRAQEDLLELSVPVVPLTSSVAILPVIGTIDTYRSKKMLDQALERGSELGLSYLIIDLSGVRVIDTAVARNLFQLNDALKIVGITGIISGLRPELAQTIVSLGISFNHMNVTNSLEQALMKTGLSIQIDKEEEASPKQKRKQVSNK from the coding sequence ATGGTGAGCCCAAATCATATGACTATAATCGGTGAAGCGATTATCGAAAAAAGTAAAGAAATGGCGGAGCAATTATTTGATGATCACGATTCGAAATACCAGGTTAACCAAAAAAATGGGGTTTCAGAGGAAAAGGTGATAGTGTCTCGCCAAGGGCTCTACAAAATGATCGGAGAAGCTCTCATTTCTACAAACTCTGATGAAAAGCTTAATGACATATATAAATGGGGGATAGAAACTGGAAAGAAAGCTGTAAGGCATGGAATATCGCCAGACATTGCTATGCTTTCTTTGTCTCCATTTAGGAAAGTACTTTACCAAATGCTACGAGAAGAATTTAGGAAACACAGTTTGGGATTTGATGCTTATTTTGATGTGTCTGATCGCATAAATCCAATGTTGGATCAAGCCGTTTATTCTTTCACACAAGCATATGTAGAATATAACGATGAAACTCATACTCGTGCGCAGGAGGACCTCCTTGAATTGTCTGTTCCAGTTGTTCCTCTTACGAGCAGTGTGGCTATCTTGCCTGTTATTGGTACGATCGATACGTATCGATCGAAAAAAATGCTTGATCAAGCCCTTGAGCGTGGGTCAGAGCTTGGCCTATCTTACCTTATCATCGATTTATCTGGGGTACGTGTCATTGATACAGCTGTTGCCCGTAACTTATTTCAATTGAATGATGCATTAAAAATTGTTGGAATTACGGGTATTATAAGTGGCTTACGACCAGAATTAGCACAAACCATTGTGAGTTTAGGTATATCGTTCAACCATATGAATGTGACAAACAGCCTCGAACAAGCTTTAATGAAAACAGGACTTAGCATCCAAATTGACAAGGAAGAAGAGGCATCACCTAAACAGAAACGAAAGCAGGTATCTAATAAATGA
- a CDS encoding NADPH-dependent FMN reductase, with translation MSILVINGSPRPEGVTGKVAKHISENYPVKLFDLSQTPLPIFNGLNVTNSQPSVKSFLSDCQEASAFIILTPEYHSGISGALKNTLDFTSAKYFEEKPVLMVSVAGGGKGGINALNNLRTVMRGLYAEVSAKQMVIDGYAFEEPETLHQLQSLVQLFLTKNNNKWHNEEAMGL, from the coding sequence ATGAGTATACTTGTCATCAATGGCTCTCCCCGACCAGAAGGGGTAACTGGAAAAGTTGCGAAACATATCTCGGAAAATTATCCTGTAAAACTGTTTGACCTAAGTCAAACTCCGCTTCCTATCTTTAATGGGCTTAATGTCACGAACAGTCAACCTTCTGTAAAATCGTTTTTGTCAGATTGTCAAGAAGCTTCTGCCTTCATTATCTTAACACCGGAGTACCATAGCGGCATAAGTGGAGCATTGAAAAATACGCTCGATTTTACGAGTGCCAAGTATTTCGAGGAAAAACCGGTACTTATGGTCAGTGTTGCAGGTGGCGGTAAAGGTGGAATAAATGCCCTTAATAACCTGCGAACGGTCATGCGTGGTTTGTATGCTGAAGTGTCGGCCAAACAAATGGTCATTGATGGATATGCCTTTGAAGAACCGGAAACACTCCACCAACTTCAAAGCCTCGTTCAGCTCTTTTTGACAAAAAACAACAATAAATGGCATAACGAGGAGGCGATGGGACTATGA
- a CDS encoding GNAT family N-acetyltransferase yields MNDRTYEKLTDQTLDQLESEVKKENELLFYSYLTSRRPFSTFYGQYKDNSLQHAVGYLSGMPFHAFSFTFQGPLESAELGPLVEIVREKHGLSGSGTSMVQVHELPVVMNELTIVSPPRKQYLMKLASTERLVSKPTAQKLTQGHKFYIETFANELDMIAFSPERLHLSPIYGVFKGDALVAMGGFHVYDERLMEIGNIGTLSDFRGQGLARDLTSAIIYEAQKVTSDNYLYVFADNTDALNLYHSLGFEVIGERFFVEFSLDN; encoded by the coding sequence GTGAACGATAGAACGTACGAAAAGCTAACTGATCAAACGTTAGATCAGCTAGAAAGTGAAGTTAAAAAAGAGAACGAGTTACTCTTCTATAGTTATTTGACAAGCCGAAGACCCTTTAGTACTTTTTACGGGCAGTATAAGGACAACAGTCTGCAACATGCAGTAGGTTACTTATCTGGAATGCCTTTTCATGCATTCTCATTTACATTTCAAGGGCCATTGGAAAGTGCCGAATTAGGGCCTTTAGTTGAGATAGTTAGAGAAAAGCACGGTCTTTCCGGTTCAGGAACATCGATGGTTCAAGTTCATGAATTGCCTGTAGTAATGAATGAACTAACGATTGTTTCCCCGCCCAGAAAGCAATATTTGATGAAACTAGCATCAACGGAAAGGCTTGTATCTAAACCAACAGCCCAAAAATTAACCCAAGGTCATAAATTCTATATAGAAACCTTTGCGAATGAACTCGACATGATCGCATTTTCACCTGAAAGACTCCACTTGTCACCAATATATGGGGTATTTAAAGGTGATGCTCTAGTAGCTATGGGAGGCTTTCATGTTTATGATGAACGCTTAATGGAAATTGGGAACATCGGGACGTTATCGGACTTTAGAGGTCAGGGGCTTGCCAGAGACCTCACGAGCGCCATTATTTACGAGGCACAGAAGGTAACCTCTGATAATTATTTATATGTTTTTGCTGATAACACAGATGCGCTAAATCTCTATCATTCTCTTGGATTTGAAGTCATCGGTGAGCGGTTTTTTGTAGAATTTTCATTAGATAACTAA
- a CDS encoding GNAT family N-acetyltransferase, which translates to MTNEDAMKIAEWEYKGPYDFYNFKNDEEDLDYFLNPFNWEHISAVYDSNILVGFASFTVVNAREVEVGLGLRPDLTGKGNGEEFVKFAVERAKAKYEPITLTVNVASFNERAITVYGRIGFKKVEAFIQKTNGSSYPFVKMEMPVKAGHKHS; encoded by the coding sequence ATGACCAACGAAGATGCAATGAAAATTGCCGAATGGGAGTACAAGGGGCCCTATGACTTTTACAACTTTAAAAATGATGAAGAGGATTTGGATTACTTTTTAAACCCATTTAATTGGGAGCATATTTCAGCTGTTTACGACAGTAACATCTTGGTTGGTTTTGCTTCATTTACTGTAGTTAATGCACGGGAAGTGGAAGTTGGATTAGGATTAAGACCCGATTTAACTGGAAAAGGAAACGGTGAGGAATTTGTCAAATTTGCTGTGGAAAGAGCAAAGGCAAAGTATGAACCGATCACATTAACAGTAAACGTAGCATCTTTTAATGAACGTGCTATAACAGTGTATGGCCGGATAGGTTTTAAAAAAGTAGAAGCGTTTATTCAGAAAACGAATGGTAGTTCTTATCCATTTGTGAAGATGGAGATGCCTGTAAAAGCTGGACACAAACATTCATAA
- a CDS encoding GAF domain-containing sensor histidine kinase → MNRNHELFLIKSIAEMLNKETNMRSMFEEVLDRILELTNLQSGWIFLLGEEKSFTLIAESHLPHALQYENKRYMREGGCYCINRCADGRLDKATNIIECKRIEDAITFNRGDIEGITHHASVPLKSGEELFGLLNIASPEKKAFSQEELHILESIAFQIGSAWERIRLSEREQTMKVLEERNRLARDLHDSVNQQLFSIMYTTQGIKRQTNEPQIIEALDDVHHMSKEALAQMKALIWQLRSDQVKEGLQARFCTYGKQLGINIKVDIFVDNIPGHIELGLWKIGQEALNNIKKHANTSTASFLIRTNEHSVEMEIKDDGSGFDVESVLPDGLGLISMRERTKLLDGQFSILSQPNQGTTVSVRLPKAGEIHE, encoded by the coding sequence ATGAACCGGAATCATGAACTTTTTTTAATCAAGTCTATAGCTGAGATGCTGAACAAAGAAACGAATATGCGCTCTATGTTTGAGGAAGTACTCGATCGGATTTTAGAGCTTACCAATCTTCAATCAGGATGGATTTTCTTATTAGGTGAGGAGAAGTCCTTTACACTTATTGCCGAGTCTCATTTACCTCATGCGCTACAATATGAAAATAAACGTTATATGCGTGAAGGCGGTTGTTATTGTATTAACCGTTGTGCTGACGGACGGCTCGATAAAGCTACTAATATTATTGAGTGCAAACGAATTGAAGATGCGATCACTTTTAACCGCGGGGACATTGAAGGAATTACTCACCACGCAAGTGTTCCATTAAAATCAGGAGAAGAATTATTCGGATTACTAAATATAGCATCGCCTGAAAAAAAAGCCTTTTCTCAAGAAGAATTGCACATTCTTGAATCAATAGCATTTCAAATTGGCTCCGCATGGGAACGGATTCGGTTATCAGAAAGAGAACAAACAATGAAAGTTTTAGAAGAGAGAAACAGGCTAGCTCGCGATCTCCACGATTCAGTAAACCAGCAACTTTTCTCTATTATGTACACTACCCAAGGAATAAAACGTCAAACGAACGAACCACAAATCATCGAAGCTCTTGATGATGTCCATCACATGTCAAAAGAAGCATTAGCTCAAATGAAGGCACTCATCTGGCAATTACGTTCAGACCAAGTCAAAGAAGGCTTGCAGGCCCGTTTTTGCACATACGGGAAGCAATTAGGAATCAATATCAAGGTAGACATTTTCGTCGATAACATTCCAGGCCATATTGAACTGGGACTTTGGAAAATTGGACAAGAAGCCCTGAATAATATAAAAAAGCATGCGAATACGAGCACTGCTTCTTTCCTTATTCGAACGAATGAGCATTCGGTTGAAATGGAGATAAAAGATGACGGCAGCGGCTTCGACGTAGAAAGTGTTTTACCAGATGGATTGGGACTAATTAGCATGAGAGAGCGCACCAAGCTGCTCGATGGTCAATTCTCCATTCTCAGCCAACCAAATCAAGGAACGACGGTTTCTGTAAGACTTCCAAAAGCAGGTGAAATTCATGAATAA
- a CDS encoding GNAT family N-acetyltransferase, translating to MKFIIVDSPGEMLMQAQTYLAQHEATNNLPLGLLIRLAKEEQTGCLASGVCKPFLAIAKNDTESVSFFIIQTPPYNYIISGEVEQIPEVVNWLVQCQRTIPGVTGEKELVKAFSSEWKKRTEQHGQVFMRQRIYRLDQVITIPRRKGRLHLAKKQDIPLVTNWILGFHKEALTPTTKKEAQDFAITSIENKTIYLWKNEHGRPVSMAKRARGTEKGVAVSAVYTPDEYKRRGYATTCVATLSERLLDEGFHFCCLYTDIDNPTSNRIYTRIGYRPVADSLDYRFKI from the coding sequence ATGAAATTTATAATCGTAGACTCACCAGGTGAAATGTTAATGCAAGCGCAAACATACCTCGCCCAACATGAGGCTACAAACAATCTTCCTTTAGGATTACTTATTCGATTAGCAAAAGAAGAACAAACAGGCTGCTTAGCTTCGGGAGTATGTAAACCATTCTTAGCTATTGCTAAAAATGACACGGAAAGTGTTTCTTTTTTTATCATACAAACACCGCCGTATAACTACATTATCTCTGGTGAGGTTGAACAAATTCCAGAAGTAGTAAACTGGCTGGTCCAGTGCCAGCGCACAATACCAGGAGTTACTGGTGAAAAAGAGCTAGTAAAAGCTTTTAGTTCTGAATGGAAAAAGAGAACTGAACAGCATGGTCAAGTGTTTATGAGGCAACGAATATATCGATTGGATCAAGTGATTACTATCCCTCGTCGAAAAGGAAGACTTCACCTTGCAAAAAAACAAGACATTCCCCTCGTGACGAATTGGATTTTGGGCTTTCACAAGGAGGCGTTAACCCCGACGACTAAAAAAGAAGCGCAGGATTTTGCGATAACATCTATTGAAAATAAGACGATTTACTTATGGAAGAATGAGCACGGTAGGCCGGTTTCGATGGCTAAACGGGCTAGGGGGACAGAAAAAGGTGTGGCTGTAAGTGCCGTTTATACACCAGATGAATATAAACGACGTGGGTATGCGACAACTTGTGTGGCGACATTAAGTGAAAGGTTATTGGATGAGGGGTTCCATTTTTGTTGCTTATACACAGACATTGATAATCCTACATCCAATCGAATATACACAAGGATTGGTTATCGTCCAGTAGCAGACTCACTGGATTACCGATTTAAAATTTGA
- a CDS encoding prolyl oligopeptidase family serine peptidase — translation MQQKVKIETSFEKKVTFEYLLHLPEGYESSSEDKFPFILFLHGMGQRGDDLEGIKVYGMPKIVEEQNVPAIVVSPLCPETTTWIEQLDALHSLILHIVREYRVDPTRIYLTGLSMGGFGTWHLAEKYPYLFAAAAPICGGALHEFGFLDRIHRIKHLPIWTFHGAKDDVVPIQRTQLLVDRLQKDGGDVKFTIYPEATHDSWTETYNNPKFLEWLLTQTNRAVDFYKK, via the coding sequence ATGCAACAGAAGGTTAAAATTGAAACATCATTTGAAAAAAAAGTGACCTTTGAGTATCTTCTTCATTTACCTGAAGGCTATGAATCTAGCTCAGAAGATAAGTTCCCTTTTATTTTGTTTCTGCATGGTATGGGACAAAGAGGGGATGACCTCGAAGGAATTAAGGTTTATGGTATGCCAAAAATCGTGGAAGAACAAAATGTACCAGCGATTGTTGTTTCTCCGTTATGTCCTGAAACAACGACGTGGATTGAACAATTAGATGCTTTGCATTCTCTTATTTTACATATTGTTCGGGAATATAGAGTAGACCCAACGAGAATTTACTTGACCGGGCTTAGCATGGGAGGCTTCGGTACGTGGCATTTAGCTGAAAAGTATCCTTATTTGTTTGCTGCTGCGGCTCCAATTTGTGGCGGAGCGCTTCATGAATTTGGTTTTTTAGATCGCATTCATAGGATAAAACATCTCCCTATTTGGACTTTTCACGGAGCCAAAGACGATGTGGTTCCGATTCAAAGAACGCAACTGCTTGTTGATCGTTTACAGAAAGATGGCGGTGACGTGAAATTTACCATTTATCCTGAAGCGACTCACGATTCATGGACAGAGACGTACAACAATCCCAAATTTTTAGAATGGCTGCTTACTCAGACCAATCGAGCAGTAGATTTTTATAAAAAATAA
- a CDS encoding GNAT family N-acetyltransferase gives MEVQAIDKKDLPALAEFIASLNIDAKHYIGYSSIESQGILHQFYHEFDEWPPERSFIIGLEDGKIIAALGCDCDLKESKGYLWGPFIINNIDNESAVTLANNLWKRLLNIVPASLLYFNLFYHNQHWLANRFADEHNFGVKETHHIFEAGKEKAARQKHSAVGTVSDEYDKVVSDLHDRIFPGTYYSGKVLVERAHDPLHNLWMIKDQDIVAGYLYAEVDGDESEGSIEFLAVDEAYQGRGFGRKLLEHALDVLFDSSKIKRIRLTVQDNKMIPLGLYERAGFELKSVMDSRKMKMRR, from the coding sequence ATGGAAGTACAAGCGATTGATAAAAAAGATTTACCTGCGTTAGCAGAATTCATTGCGTCATTAAATATCGATGCAAAACATTATATTGGCTATAGCAGTATCGAGAGTCAAGGGATTCTTCATCAGTTTTATCATGAGTTTGATGAATGGCCGCCTGAACGCTCTTTTATAATAGGTTTAGAGGATGGAAAAATCATAGCTGCACTTGGATGTGATTGTGATCTTAAAGAAAGCAAGGGATATTTGTGGGGACCGTTTATTATAAATAATATAGATAATGAGTCAGCGGTAACATTAGCGAATAACCTTTGGAAAAGGTTATTAAATATTGTTCCTGCTAGTCTTTTATATTTTAATCTTTTTTATCATAATCAACATTGGCTGGCTAACCGGTTTGCAGATGAGCATAATTTTGGAGTAAAAGAAACTCATCATATTTTTGAAGCTGGTAAAGAGAAGGCGGCAAGACAAAAACACTCAGCAGTGGGGACAGTTTCAGATGAATATGACAAGGTGGTTTCTGATTTACACGATCGAATATTTCCAGGAACCTATTATAGTGGAAAAGTCTTAGTAGAACGAGCACATGATCCGCTGCACAATTTATGGATGATCAAAGATCAAGATATAGTAGCAGGCTACCTTTACGCTGAAGTAGATGGTGATGAATCAGAGGGTTCTATAGAATTTTTAGCTGTAGATGAAGCTTATCAGGGAAGAGGTTTTGGAAGGAAATTATTAGAGCATGCTTTAGACGTATTATTTGATAGTTCGAAAATAAAGCGGATTAGGCTAACGGTACAGGATAACAAAATGATTCCTTTAGGATTATACGAAAGAGCGGGATTTGAGCTGAAAAGTGTAATGGACTCTAGAAAAATGAAAATGAGGAGATAA
- a CDS encoding histidine phosphatase family protein translates to MLSLYFTRHGETVWNREGRLQGWQDSPLTKKGEKAAVTLGEYLQNVPFDAIYTSPSGRTLRTAELINKERGTPVIPDDRLREIHLGMWEGKTRVEIEAEYSKARLDTFWSDPESYETAGGETFCQVESRLNDFISDIYKQHSYGNVLFVTHTVIVKLLLKRFKNRMLNELWDPPYIHPTCLNLVKINKNKQTEVVFEGDMTHHESKNNLA, encoded by the coding sequence ATGTTATCACTTTATTTTACTCGTCATGGAGAGACGGTGTGGAACCGAGAAGGACGCTTACAGGGATGGCAAGACTCTCCGCTTACAAAAAAGGGCGAAAAAGCGGCAGTAACGTTAGGAGAGTATTTACAAAACGTACCTTTCGATGCCATTTACACAAGTCCGAGTGGAAGAACATTGAGGACAGCTGAATTGATAAATAAAGAAAGGGGAACCCCTGTTATTCCTGATGATCGTTTGCGAGAAATTCATTTAGGAATGTGGGAGGGAAAAACAAGGGTTGAAATTGAAGCTGAATATTCAAAAGCAAGGCTTGATACGTTTTGGTCAGACCCGGAATCATATGAAACGGCAGGAGGAGAAACGTTCTGTCAAGTAGAAAGCCGATTGAATGATTTTATCAGTGATATATACAAGCAACACTCATATGGAAATGTACTGTTTGTTACACATACCGTGATTGTAAAGTTGCTTCTAAAGAGGTTCAAAAATCGAATGTTAAATGAACTTTGGGATCCTCCATACATTCATCCAACATGTTTGAATTTAGTGAAGATAAATAAAAATAAACAAACAGAGGTCGTCTTTGAAGGGGATATGACTCATCATGAGTCAAAAAATAATTTGGCTTAA
- a CDS encoding response regulator encodes MNKTKIMIVDDHQVVRKGLYYFFLKEVGIEIIGEASNGKDAIDQLKNGLSPDVILLDLSMPVMDGVEATTHIKKHFPPVKVLVLTSFEDQEHVISAVQAGADGYCLKDTDPEELLAAIHRVSQGSKNIDPKVASHLFQHVHQEESEELKALKTLTNREREVLIEISKGKANHEIANTLFISEKTVKTHITNLFSKLPIQDRTQAALLAIKYKLQ; translated from the coding sequence ATGAATAAAACGAAAATCATGATTGTTGATGATCATCAAGTTGTTAGAAAAGGACTTTATTACTTTTTTTTGAAAGAGGTTGGTATTGAAATAATTGGAGAGGCAAGTAACGGTAAAGATGCGATAGATCAGTTGAAAAATGGGCTATCCCCAGATGTCATACTTCTTGATTTGTCTATGCCAGTTATGGACGGTGTTGAGGCTACCACCCATATAAAAAAACATTTTCCTCCTGTAAAGGTGCTAGTACTCACAAGCTTTGAAGACCAAGAGCATGTGATTTCAGCGGTTCAAGCTGGAGCAGATGGCTACTGTTTAAAAGATACGGACCCAGAAGAATTACTCGCTGCAATCCACCGAGTCTCCCAAGGTTCAAAAAACATTGACCCAAAAGTGGCCTCTCACCTTTTCCAACATGTGCATCAAGAAGAATCCGAAGAGTTAAAGGCATTAAAAACCCTAACGAATCGTGAGCGAGAAGTACTAATTGAAATTTCAAAAGGAAAAGCTAATCATGAAATTGCTAACACCCTCTTCATATCTGAGAAAACCGTGAAAACACATATCACAAACCTTTTTTCAAAGCTTCCCATCCAGGACCGCACACAAGCGGCATTACTTGCGATTAAGTATAAACTCCAGTAA